The Penaeus vannamei isolate JL-2024 chromosome 39, ASM4276789v1, whole genome shotgun sequence genome window below encodes:
- the msl-3 gene encoding MSL complex subunit 3 isoform X1, translating to MLNKDCNLFTMVSTRGVRVKFSEGERVLCYEPDPTKAKVLYDSKVLEVVYNKDNKGRKQVEYLIHFQGWNASWDRCVSEDLVLKDTEENRELQRQLADKAHIKLSIKSNRVLIGGPLYKDRKRKRRLSETIRETIEREKRKREQQEESETSSQTGTTGTEEDDLASATSEVESTTAEEEEEEEEESDEETIERLFPISIPENLKYVLEKDRQNINEKDMLLDLPTENTALNLLENYVKFFAVRYLARTKEKRRSEVKEKDKTFLTLDLCKEVMDGIRICFDFHIETHLLYAKERRQAERLRSAQPLYSKRYLEPAKDLSLAVDDKENFESMTVNKEEPEVDDGKSKVDKASKEEEKTRETPGRRQLRSKRPLSGDSSSTEKEKNLTNLACESGRSTPTTITSGASIAGIGGLARTDFTLPLSYRSIQPHLQDWTLLPETHRNPPPPSLIYGPLHLLRLFVKLPEILFRMNLPEIKRRIIIKHLELFLEYVTNHSDELFMESHYIPNPDV from the exons TCACTATGGTGTCTACCCGTGGAGTGAGAGTAAAGttcagtgaaggagagagagtgctGTGCTATGAACCTGATCCCACCAAGGCTAAAGTATTGTATGACTCAAAAGTCCTTGAAGTAGtatataacaaagataacaaaggcCGGAAGCAAGTTGAATATTTGATCCACTTTCAG gGATGGAACGCATCATGGGATCGTTGTGTGTCTGAAGACTTAGTTCTCAAAGATACAGAAGAGAATAGGGAGCTGCAACGTCAGCTGGCAGACAAGGCGCATATCAAATT ATCCATTAAGTCCAATCGGGTGTTGATTGGAGGACCTCTATA taaagACAGGAAGCGCAAGAGACGGCTCTCAGAAACAATACGAGAaacaatcgagagagagaaacgaaaacgagAACAGCAGGAGGAATCTGAAACAAGCTCACAG ACTGGTACAACGGGCACAGAAGAGGATGATCTTGCTTCTGCAACCTCAGAAGTTGAGAGCACCaccgctgaggaggaggaggaggaagaggaggagagtgacgaGGAGACAATAGAGCGTCTCTTCCCCATCAGCATCCCAGAGAACCTCAAATATGTGCTAGAGAAAGACCGTCAGAACATTAATGAGAAGGATATG CTTCTAGATCTACCAACTGAAAATACAGCTTTGAACCTGTTAGAAAATTATGTGAAATTTTTCGCTGTCCGTTACCTGGCtcgcacaaaagaaaaaaggagaagcgaAGTCAAAGAGAAGGACAAAACCTTCCTGAC ACTGGACTTGTGCAAAGAGGTAATGGATGGAATTCGTATTTGTTTTGATTTCCACATTGAAACGCATCTTTTGTATGCAAAAGAACGAAGACAAGCTGAGCGCCTAAGGAGTGCACAGCCACTCTATTCGAAAAG ATATTTAGAACCAGCAAAAGATTTATCTCTTGCtgttgatgataaagaaaactttGAGAGCATGACAGTAAACAAGGAAGAGCCGGAAGTAGATGATGGGAAGTCAAAGGTGGATAAAGCctcaaaggaagaggaaaaaaccaGAG AAACGCCAGGGCGTCGTCAGCTGCGTTCAAAGAGACCACTTTCTGGGGACTCAAGTAGtactgagaaggagaagaaccttACAAATTTAGCATG TGAATCTGGCCGTAGTACCCCAACTACTATTACCTCTGGTGCAAGCATAGCAGGGATTGGTGGCTTGGCAAGAACAGATTTTACTTTGCCACTGAGTTATCGTTCAATTCAGCCACATCTGCAGGACTGGACATTGCTCCCAGAGACACACCgaaaccctcctcctccatcactcatCTATGGCCCTTTACATCTACTGAGGCTGTTTG tGAAGTTACCAGAAATCTTGTTCCGTATGAATCTTCCAGAAATCAAAAGAAGGATAATTATCAAACACCTAGAATTGTTTTTAGA GTATGTCACCAATCATAGTGATGAACTTTTCATGGAATCCCATTACATTCCCAATCCAGACGTGTAG
- the msl-3 gene encoding MSL complex subunit 3 isoform X3, translating to MVSTRGVRVKFSEGERVLCYEPDPTKAKVLYDSKVLEVVYNKDNKGRKQVEYLIHFQGWNASWDRCVSEDLVLKDTEENRELQRQLADKAHIKLSIKSNRVLIGGPLYKDRKRKRRLSETIRETIEREKRKREQQEESETSSQTGTTGTEEDDLASATSEVESTTAEEEEEEEEESDEETIERLFPISIPENLKYVLEKDRQNINEKDMLLDLPTENTALNLLENYVKFFAVRYLARTKEKRRSEVKEKDKTFLTLDLCKEVMDGIRICFDFHIETHLLYAKERRQAERLRSAQPLYSKRYLEPAKDLSLAVDDKENFESMTVNKEEPEVDDGKSKVDKASKEEEKTRETPGRRQLRSKRPLSGDSSSTEKEKNLTNLACESGRSTPTTITSGASIAGIGGLARTDFTLPLSYRSIQPHLQDWTLLPETHRNPPPPSLIYGPLHLLRLFVKLPEILFRMNLPEIKRRIIIKHLELFLEYVTNHSDELFMESHYIPNPDV from the exons ATGGTGTCTACCCGTGGAGTGAGAGTAAAGttcagtgaaggagagagagtgctGTGCTATGAACCTGATCCCACCAAGGCTAAAGTATTGTATGACTCAAAAGTCCTTGAAGTAGtatataacaaagataacaaaggcCGGAAGCAAGTTGAATATTTGATCCACTTTCAG gGATGGAACGCATCATGGGATCGTTGTGTGTCTGAAGACTTAGTTCTCAAAGATACAGAAGAGAATAGGGAGCTGCAACGTCAGCTGGCAGACAAGGCGCATATCAAATT ATCCATTAAGTCCAATCGGGTGTTGATTGGAGGACCTCTATA taaagACAGGAAGCGCAAGAGACGGCTCTCAGAAACAATACGAGAaacaatcgagagagagaaacgaaaacgagAACAGCAGGAGGAATCTGAAACAAGCTCACAG ACTGGTACAACGGGCACAGAAGAGGATGATCTTGCTTCTGCAACCTCAGAAGTTGAGAGCACCaccgctgaggaggaggaggaggaagaggaggagagtgacgaGGAGACAATAGAGCGTCTCTTCCCCATCAGCATCCCAGAGAACCTCAAATATGTGCTAGAGAAAGACCGTCAGAACATTAATGAGAAGGATATG CTTCTAGATCTACCAACTGAAAATACAGCTTTGAACCTGTTAGAAAATTATGTGAAATTTTTCGCTGTCCGTTACCTGGCtcgcacaaaagaaaaaaggagaagcgaAGTCAAAGAGAAGGACAAAACCTTCCTGAC ACTGGACTTGTGCAAAGAGGTAATGGATGGAATTCGTATTTGTTTTGATTTCCACATTGAAACGCATCTTTTGTATGCAAAAGAACGAAGACAAGCTGAGCGCCTAAGGAGTGCACAGCCACTCTATTCGAAAAG ATATTTAGAACCAGCAAAAGATTTATCTCTTGCtgttgatgataaagaaaactttGAGAGCATGACAGTAAACAAGGAAGAGCCGGAAGTAGATGATGGGAAGTCAAAGGTGGATAAAGCctcaaaggaagaggaaaaaaccaGAG AAACGCCAGGGCGTCGTCAGCTGCGTTCAAAGAGACCACTTTCTGGGGACTCAAGTAGtactgagaaggagaagaaccttACAAATTTAGCATG TGAATCTGGCCGTAGTACCCCAACTACTATTACCTCTGGTGCAAGCATAGCAGGGATTGGTGGCTTGGCAAGAACAGATTTTACTTTGCCACTGAGTTATCGTTCAATTCAGCCACATCTGCAGGACTGGACATTGCTCCCAGAGACACACCgaaaccctcctcctccatcactcatCTATGGCCCTTTACATCTACTGAGGCTGTTTG tGAAGTTACCAGAAATCTTGTTCCGTATGAATCTTCCAGAAATCAAAAGAAGGATAATTATCAAACACCTAGAATTGTTTTTAGA GTATGTCACCAATCATAGTGATGAACTTTTCATGGAATCCCATTACATTCCCAATCCAGACGTGTAG
- the msl-3 gene encoding MSL complex subunit 3 isoform X2, which yields MNHITMVSTRGVRVKFSEGERVLCYEPDPTKAKVLYDSKVLEVVYNKDNKGRKQVEYLIHFQGWNASWDRCVSEDLVLKDTEENRELQRQLADKAHIKLSIKSNRVLIGGPLYKDRKRKRRLSETIRETIEREKRKREQQEESETSSQTGTTGTEEDDLASATSEVESTTAEEEEEEEEESDEETIERLFPISIPENLKYVLEKDRQNINEKDMLLDLPTENTALNLLENYVKFFAVRYLARTKEKRRSEVKEKDKTFLTLDLCKEVMDGIRICFDFHIETHLLYAKERRQAERLRSAQPLYSKRYLEPAKDLSLAVDDKENFESMTVNKEEPEVDDGKSKVDKASKEEEKTRETPGRRQLRSKRPLSGDSSSTEKEKNLTNLACESGRSTPTTITSGASIAGIGGLARTDFTLPLSYRSIQPHLQDWTLLPETHRNPPPPSLIYGPLHLLRLFVKLPEILFRMNLPEIKRRIIIKHLELFLEYVTNHSDELFMESHYIPNPDV from the exons ATGAATCACA TCACTATGGTGTCTACCCGTGGAGTGAGAGTAAAGttcagtgaaggagagagagtgctGTGCTATGAACCTGATCCCACCAAGGCTAAAGTATTGTATGACTCAAAAGTCCTTGAAGTAGtatataacaaagataacaaaggcCGGAAGCAAGTTGAATATTTGATCCACTTTCAG gGATGGAACGCATCATGGGATCGTTGTGTGTCTGAAGACTTAGTTCTCAAAGATACAGAAGAGAATAGGGAGCTGCAACGTCAGCTGGCAGACAAGGCGCATATCAAATT ATCCATTAAGTCCAATCGGGTGTTGATTGGAGGACCTCTATA taaagACAGGAAGCGCAAGAGACGGCTCTCAGAAACAATACGAGAaacaatcgagagagagaaacgaaaacgagAACAGCAGGAGGAATCTGAAACAAGCTCACAG ACTGGTACAACGGGCACAGAAGAGGATGATCTTGCTTCTGCAACCTCAGAAGTTGAGAGCACCaccgctgaggaggaggaggaggaagaggaggagagtgacgaGGAGACAATAGAGCGTCTCTTCCCCATCAGCATCCCAGAGAACCTCAAATATGTGCTAGAGAAAGACCGTCAGAACATTAATGAGAAGGATATG CTTCTAGATCTACCAACTGAAAATACAGCTTTGAACCTGTTAGAAAATTATGTGAAATTTTTCGCTGTCCGTTACCTGGCtcgcacaaaagaaaaaaggagaagcgaAGTCAAAGAGAAGGACAAAACCTTCCTGAC ACTGGACTTGTGCAAAGAGGTAATGGATGGAATTCGTATTTGTTTTGATTTCCACATTGAAACGCATCTTTTGTATGCAAAAGAACGAAGACAAGCTGAGCGCCTAAGGAGTGCACAGCCACTCTATTCGAAAAG ATATTTAGAACCAGCAAAAGATTTATCTCTTGCtgttgatgataaagaaaactttGAGAGCATGACAGTAAACAAGGAAGAGCCGGAAGTAGATGATGGGAAGTCAAAGGTGGATAAAGCctcaaaggaagaggaaaaaaccaGAG AAACGCCAGGGCGTCGTCAGCTGCGTTCAAAGAGACCACTTTCTGGGGACTCAAGTAGtactgagaaggagaagaaccttACAAATTTAGCATG TGAATCTGGCCGTAGTACCCCAACTACTATTACCTCTGGTGCAAGCATAGCAGGGATTGGTGGCTTGGCAAGAACAGATTTTACTTTGCCACTGAGTTATCGTTCAATTCAGCCACATCTGCAGGACTGGACATTGCTCCCAGAGACACACCgaaaccctcctcctccatcactcatCTATGGCCCTTTACATCTACTGAGGCTGTTTG tGAAGTTACCAGAAATCTTGTTCCGTATGAATCTTCCAGAAATCAAAAGAAGGATAATTATCAAACACCTAGAATTGTTTTTAGA GTATGTCACCAATCATAGTGATGAACTTTTCATGGAATCCCATTACATTCCCAATCCAGACGTGTAG